The Malus domestica chromosome 10, GDT2T_hap1 nucleotide sequence GTTGGACGAGAGTTAAAGGAGATCCTGAACTAATTGTTATTTTTTCGAATCCCTCTGTCTGGATAGTAGAATAATTTGCATAAGAAAAATACTAACGAGAGACCCTCcgatattttgttttttgcacaatattttataatattggcaCGAAAAACATGAGACGGCAAAGAGTTTATGAATTTTCTCTTTTGAGAATCTTCTTAGTATTTCTCTTTGCTTAATTCTAATCCAACCATCCCTAAATTATAATTTTCAATAGAGACGCTAGCTACCTTCCTCATTTGCCCTTCTATATCTATTTTTCCTACTCATCACTTAACACGTGTATTCCACtaataaattaaactatataatTCATGCTTTTAAGGTGGATAGAGTAAAACACAAGGTTTATTTTAACATTTAAGCCTTAATAGAATACACGTGTCAAGTGATTATTGGGAAGATAGATAGGGTGCATTAATTATGTTTTATTAATTGAATGTACGTGTGAAGTAATTAGTGAAGAAAGTAAATAGGAAAATGCATATGGAAAAGGTGACTAGCATTCAAAGAGAGTGAGGATGGGACGGGACGGTTGGATTAGAATTCAATACTAAAAAATGATAATTgctaaaataaatattaaataaacgTTAACACAAATAATTATTTACaataattataatttaaaatgTATAGTTTGAATATTTTAAGAACCGACTCAAATTATATTTAAATGAATTTAGAACGTATCAAACAAAATTTCGTATTGTTCATATCTAGTCTCTATCTAATGACTAGTGAATTTTGTACCCGAACCATATGTTACTAATTAACACTAATATAGGCTATTATATTAATGGAGATATTTTTCAATGTAATGAACACGGGAAGGTACGCTGTAGGCTATTATACAAGTGGAGAtaagtttttttctttcgaGTATCACTTCACTTGTATAATGCCATAGAGTGTATGTACCAATTTTTCAAGcccactgaaaaatctcttcaatGTGAGAGCTCAGCAGAAATTAACactaatataaattaataattgacTACTCGCTCCATAACATATCATGAGAAAAAAGTTTATTGTATTATATTAGTACTTATGTATATGCCTGCCATGGTATTCCTTTCCATGGCAATGTAACAGTACTAAACTTCTAACTACATAGGAACAAaaattgtaaattaaatgaaattgacaacaaataattaatcaaatgcTTGTAAATTTGTATCCACTTAAGATCGTGAGAAAACTTCAAACCCTGAAAATTCAAAGGAGCTCCAATTATCGCCACACAAATTGGTTGATATCTTCATTTGATCATCGTCGGATGGTAGTGAACAGTCCAACTCTTGCAGATCCATCATAGGTTGCCATGTAAAACTAGCAGTGCTGCTCGTCAAAGACGTCGTTGCATCATCGGACCAAAACACATCTTGCACCACTTGTTCATCATCGCCTAGTAAACCCTGTAACTCAAATTCATGAATGTTCATATCATCATTGTGATTAATTCCCATAAAAGTTTGAACATTTTCTTCTTGTGATTGATGTCCTTCAAGTAAATAATGATGACCAACTGCTTCAACAAGATCATCAGCAGCCTTTGAAGAATTATGCGAGCCGTCACGATCGTTCAATGCTGAACTTgaaattaccaagttggggtcATGGTCATGACCATCAGGGGTAGTGGAATTGTGGTTCAAGAATTTGGCAAACACCACAGCTAAATCAATATCTGGTACATTAGATCCACCTGGCTGAGTATTTCCGGCCAGATCATCTTCAGTAGTAGTTGATGAGTTGTGATGCTGAAAATAACTTAATGAACCGCGGTCAGCCTGTGAGAGCCTGGCTGCCTTACCACGGCGGTTCTTGCGGCAGCCACCACCAACGGGGACGTTGCGTAAGGAGCCGCCTTTAGTCCAATATCTCCTGCACCCTTTGCAGAAGTACCTTGGCTGTGAGAGGCTGTAGTTGTTGTAGTAGCAAAATTTTGTGTTGGAAGAGGCACATCGAGGGCAGTTTGGAGCAATCTCAATATGGGATTTGTTCCATGGTGTCTTCATCTCCATCATCATGAATTGCTCTTGCCCAGAGGGAGGGCATTGTAGTATTTGTTTAACGCTAGGAGCTATGAACATTTTGCATAACCAGTTGTGATCACAATTTGGAAGTGGGGTTATGAGGAGAGAGTTTTGGGGGTATATAAAATATAAGAGGGTTTTGGAGTTTGGAGGGTATGTGTTGGAGTTAGTGCAAAAGcatatgtgtgcgtgtgtgtgggagtgAAATTTGTATATGAATCTCTTACTAATTTGGAAGGTGGGGTTGGAGATGAACGTGGGCGGTTGGGGAAGCGTTACGACCAAGGAAGGGTGTGAGATTGAGATTGTCTCTAAAATCATGATCACAATCACAATCACAATCTCAATCTCACGTGattaatatgttattttttttaatataggaAGTATTTCATCATACATTGATAACCGAATAATTTCTCTTCCCATGTAATTCTGATACCATATAAAGTGATATCGTACTTTTGTTCTCCGAATCAAAATGATATGCAAAACAAAGCATGTGACCCAAAAAAAATGCATACCTTTAATTTGATCTATTTCCCACTAGATCAACTTCATGGCATTATGTAGTTATATGGCTCGTttggaagtatttttaaaataactaaaaccgtttttgtcacatctcggcccgggtccaccacatcctgagcctgttccaccaccgtagcacgatattgtccgctttgggcttaccattccctcacggttttgtttttggaaaactcacgagcaacttcccagtaggtcacccatcctgggagtgctctggcctctttcttgcttaacttcggagttcctacggaacccgaagccagtgagctcccaaaaggcctcgtgctaggtaaggaggtgaatatacatataaggatcactcccctgagcGACGTGGGATGTTACAGGTTTTGGTGGAAATGTTTTTGGAATTAATTCTTAATAAATATGCaagtgcttttagaacccaataacattttctctaaaagcgtttTCCATTATTTTAAAATCACTTCCAAGCAAGCTCACAATTCTATTGAAATTataacacaaagtttattgtgTATTGATAACCCTAGAAGTGAGGCAAATCAACTATGTTAATATCACATATTATAACACTTAAATAATACATTACATTACAAAGTATTCCTTATACACATAACAAATTATCATGATTTTGATATTGTGAAGTGAGTTAATTATCTTCATGTTTACATGCATGTTATGGTATGCTCTTTACTAGGCGGGTTAGTCGTGGTTCTTTTGGACCCATGTGTTATATCTTCATTGGGGAGTTCATATGAGGGTGATTGAGGTTGATGAGTCAAAGCTTCTTCTTAGTTGTCATAGTTAGCTGTGTCTCCAAATTATAAAAATGGCCTTGCCTTGCCTCAATAACGTAtagagaaatgctaaagagactTTCTGTGAACTCTTCACCACCTTATGTTTTTGGCACAAATTTGTgccaaaattataaaacatgAGGTTGTAAATAGTCCATAAAGAGTCTCACTTTGAgaaagtctccttagcattcTCTAACATTTATTATATGGTCCCTAGGGATTAGAGAACTTGGAATTAGGGCAATGAGTTTGAGGAATAAATGCTTAAGTATAACTTAAGAGGGTGAAGGTTATTAGAAGCATGATTAACATGAGGAGCAAAATTACAAGTATACCTAATtagcttaattaattaaaaaggaTGAGGGTTATCACTAGCTTTAATGATAGGAATAAAGTTACAAGTATACCTAATTTGGCAGTGTATTTTGTTAGCATCATGTGGACCATGACATAAACACAGTAATTGAATTCAATGGAGGCAATATGATTATGGTTATTACGCATATTCAAACTCAAAGCATTTGATTCCTATATTTGTATATAAATCAAATTCACTGTGAAAGACCTCCTTCAGCAACGTATAAACTATAAACAGGGTGACTAAACTAAATagtcatgattttttttatttgtattttatcCCTCTGAGTTtgtaaaatcaataaaaataattcaaataatatatatatacatatatatatatatatcaatcttaataacatatgtgtgtgtttttttttaacaaacgatattatttacactaaggaaaAGAGGGTGAACTTAGCTTCACAATGTGgtaacaataatatggttcaaaatAGCATGCATGCTTAAATGTAAGAAAATGTTGCAAATGGTGAAATGCTCTGATCTGATGATTATGgcctttttctttaattattgtGTTTCAGGTTCAAGCTTTTTCTTAATTAGATTAGTGCATATTATTGCttgtatttaaaaaacaaattgtaaaaaaagttaaaattaaagttaataTGTATTAAAGAAATCTTCATCAAAGTCAACAAATTAATTGTCTGCATGAAATGCATGTATGGATTATGCAGTGTACGTTGCTTTGCTTCTCGTGATTAACGAGGAATGAGTGCAACTGTGCAAGGAGATTTCCCTTTCATTGATCAAATCATAATTCATAAGGCTAACGTCGCGGGTGCGTATCTTGCACATACGTTGCATTTCACGTCCCATAACCCACATGCCCCACTCTGTTAAGTGGCACCATTTCATTTCctctcaaatttttaattttacgttaattaattaaaagcatTAATATATTAGGTCATCTGTATGTGTTGGTCCACAACTTTATTTACGATTAATCTTTTAATTTCATAATCTTAATCACAGTCAACGTATCTGCTGCTCTTTATATATACCAGCCATGCATTTCCTTAAGTAATCTAACTACCTTTAGTTGCTACTGCTGATAGTTGTTTGTATATTAGCTAGGTGTGCTTCATAAATTTCAAGTAAACATATTATATAAAgggaaaataatgaaatttacgagtttttgttaATGCAATGGAAGAGAAACGATCaattttgtgagtttttaaTAATGCAAGGGAAGAGAGAAATCGAATTTTGTATCTCTTCCAATATTTGGAACTGAAATATAACCAAGAATTAGTTGGTAacatttttttgaacaaatttgtaattaagtATCACTAGGTAAGAGCTAATTTTAATTAGGATATCAAATTGCACTCATCATGCATCTAAACTTGCAATTCTTTTGCTAAGTTAGAAATCAACCTTGAACTTATATATCATTCTCATTACCCCATCCTCCCTCGCCAATACTTGAAATTAATATCAAAGACTTACGCATTCCTTTCCAGTGTTCGGTGCCAACAATACTTCTAATTCAAACTAACAGTGTTATAACATAACTTTTGTGCACATAATCAGAATATAAAAGAACATTACATAATTtaggtacatatatatatatatatatttcaatatataatctcaattctttttttgttaagtttttaGTACCTACGTGGAGAAGGCCATTGGCCCAAACCTCCATATATAATGTTCCAAAAAATTTATACATGTAGAAATATAGAGAAAGTTTTAGAAACCTACACTGGTCCCCCAAATATGACAGTATCTGCATTATAGGCATCCCTAAACGTATAATGCAAAGACTTTCAAGAACTTACATCATTTGACAGCATATGCCTGCCAATGTTCACACGCGCgcgcatatatatgtgtgtgtgtatataacaTAAGAACACAACTTCACATCCTTCGATCGCCTTTAATTTCCTCATTTGAATTTTTCACAAATGCTATTTCTAATTTGAGTTGTCCAATTTCCTATCAAGCAcattcatttcattttcatgGCCATATACATAACATGCTGTATTATAATATTTTGGGTAGTGTTATCCacatacccatttttacttcttacacactccTCTCAACTTTTGGTCctcagatcgaatgaattaaagaagatcaatgaccaaaaatttaacaaagaatgtgtgaaaggtaaaaatgaGTTTGTGAATAGCACTATGATAATATTTTACgtttaatttcattaaagtaaagATTTGACGGGGTTTCATTTGAGAAGAGATTTAAAACTTTTTACGGTATTCATGCATGTATCACATGATAATTatactttgttgatgcacaaaaccggaggtcttggaacaacgtaaatccgaccgtgaatctgcaagaaatgtaaataacacaagatgtatcgtggttcaccccaaggtttaggctacgtccacactgattatgtatttatctgagaagtgagggagagagattcagagcctctgagggagagagtgaggtctctgatggcctaggaattggcctcccctaattgtgagggtgaagagtccttttatagaataagggctcctcacttattacatatttgccacttcctttattatataattacatttaagtcccccgagtatttgtacgagatctaaatacaaaggccctaaatatggtataaacagtagtcccccaagtcttcagtcaagagagtcttttggctggagacttgaaattcagtccatgtgtgggtcgaagtaactagatgttgtcttgaactgacgCTCGATATTAGGCGGTgcttaatctgaaatgatgctcaactagaagtagcacatgctgcgaggctgctcggctcgtggcttatgttgccttggttggcttggcttgtggcgttgaaggtgagggagtcccttttatagaataagggctcgcttctcaatacatgaatgatgggctagagttgaggctctctaatgatggtgtgggagtcccttttatagaataagggctcgctacTCATGAGTGATgatcagtacatgaataatgggttagagtgatgctcgcggctgATGcgattgctcagcaggcggcggtgctctctaatgatggtgagggagtcccttttataaaataagggctcgctcctcaatacataagtgatgggctaagtcccccaagtatttttcatgaggcccagttgaggcccaatatatggtacctaATGTAGTCCCACAAGTATTCGGTCAATAAaggctgttggctggagacttcaaattgaatccatgtattggtcgaagtggcggttgttcggatgcggtatatgtataccctgcactgaagttttgcaagtgaagctttgaagctggagctctgtaaatgaagattttgaagctagagctttgtaaacgaagcttttgaagctagagcttttgtaaatgaagcttttgaagctggagctctgtaaatgaagcttttgaagctagagccctgtaaatgaagcttttgaagctgattgacataagtgatgctcatgaatgtttatgttgattgacatgagtgatgcttatggatgttgacatgagtgatgctcatgaatgttggcATGAGTGGTGCTTAtgaatgttgtcatgagtgatgctcatgaatgtttatgtatgattgaatgagtgatgctcatgaatgtttatgtatgattgacatgagtaatgctcatgtatgatttgggagtactggacgtacttttgatcacctggttggtggtaatagcggtaggttgctgaataattgtggagtactgggcgtacttttgatcacctggttggtgataatagcggcaggttgccgaattttgggcttatgggccttcaccttctacacaacattccaccccatttattttggactttgccgttttttttaaaccctctgatggggtttatacagatgtctccgaaagatacgaaaaataaattacatgttTTTAGCACGTTGATGGGCATCTTCCGGTCCAACAGAAAGTGGAGACGGGAAACCTTGGTGGGCATCTTCTTACCTTTAATCATGTTATCCCGTGGGATAGTAGAGTAGTGGAATAGGGGAGCATTTTCTTTTCGgtttttccttttctgctttctgcttttctttctgATTTTCTTTTTGTCTCTTGACCCTGATGAATATGGCAGACAAGAAATGATAATAgatttaataataagaaaataatcTTATCTTCGCTTTTGCTTTGCAAAAGCGCTTCTTTTCACTTTCCTCTCTTTCTGTCTATGAGCTGTCATGCATGTGCACCCTTGAATCTGCAGGTTGGCCACGATGGTGATGCTTCATATTTTAGGGACAAATCTGCAGACTTCTCACTAGATTTTCTGATGAGTTCGTTCCTTTTCTCGGAAGTTGATGCTGGCAGATTAATCAGTTTTTCCATGCTCTTTTCCATATCATATTCGCAACCATCAAGAACTTGCCGAATCTGATCCCTCTTTAGCTTGAACCCAACTCCAACCATACTGAACAGAAAATCCTCCATGCCCTGGTAGAGCCGTTCATCCCTTGAGGAACAAGAATGAGCATGGCATCGGGAAGGGCGCCGAGGATAGGAAGGAACAAGCCTCCGATGATACCGGGGCCGAGAATCTCGAGCAAGAGCTCGCTGCCAATTCCTAATGCTAAACCAAGTAGAGCTCCAATAACGACAAGTGACTTGAGCAGCATTTGAGCCTTAGGCAAACTACGCTTTACTCCATATATTAACTCATGCATAAATGATTGTGTAGTTTGAGAGATAGGTTCACCCCCCACTGTGCAAATGAAGAATGTTTGAATCATGACCTGATGAGCAGCAATGATGTTTGTTTATACCACCTGTAGATAGGATTCTAAGTTCTGGTAACTCGAAGCAATGGTAGCAACAGATGCATCAGTGATTTCACACCCAAGGACAAGAGAAAGTATTCTCAACCCCCTTAGCTTTGTCGTTGTAAGAGCAAGCACAACAGCGTTGGAAAGCCGGATTGATGCAATGTGTATGTTTTGTAACCTTGGGCAATTCCTTCCCAGCACATCAGCCATGGTAACAAGTTCAGTATTAGCATTTTCTTCGTGAGAAAAGTCATATGTTCCACCTGAGGTTGTTGCTCTGCGGGTGCTATTGCATCATGAAAAAACCATGGATCCCGAAATGGGATTTGAAAGTAGGCAAGCTTAAAACTGGGAGAAGATGCACCTGATTTCCATCTTTTGCACACTGAAGTAAGGCGGAAGAAGGCAAATGTTGGTAGTCTCGACAGCACCCTTTCGAGAAGGTCTTAACCCATCCTCGCCATGGCCCCTCCGCAGTGTTAACATTAGTAGACATTGCGCCACCTGTCTAACTCATTGACACCGTCGTTTAGCTGGAGAGATGAGATTCCTTCGTCGACCTAATTGACAGTGACACCATTGGAGTGCAGCTGGGAGTGGATCGGGACAGCTTCTTTTTCGATCTGGTCTTCGTTGTCTTCAGAGTCGACGGCGGAGACTGGCTGGTAGAACTCGACGGCAGGTGCATTGTCGTTGTCGTCGATGTTGGTGTCAGAATCGCTCCCGTTCTGGTAATCTGTGACTTGGATGACGTCAGGCGGAGCTGTGGCGTTCATCGTTGTGGTTCCAACTTCCAGCGGTGAAGAGAACCAAAAATCTGAGAAGAGTGAGAGCGTTTTGGGGGAAATGGATTGGAAACAAAgccttttttccttttccccCATTGCAGTGAGTAGCGGATGCTCTGAAGCTCAGATCTGAACCAGAACCTCTCAACTAAAACGACTGAATGGGACTCCTCTCACTGAACCAACTTTTATAtctatacataaatatataattcGGTGGAACAAACTACAAAGCaaagggaaagagaagaagagaggaatATTTGGTTAAAGAATTATGACAAATTGCTTCTTAAGAAAGAGTGAgtaagaaagaggagagagagctctgtgaggatgagagctctcTGAATGTGAGTTCTCTATGTCTGTGTCTCTgtgtgggtttttgcagattcacggtggaagtgaaaaaatgaaagagaaccgacacaacttttcttatcgattcccacagacggcgccaaatgttgatgcacaaaatcggaggtcttggaacaacgtaaatccgactatgaatctacaagaaatgtaaataacacaagatgtatcgtggttcaccccaaggtttaggctacgtccacattgattatgtatttatctgagaagtgagggagagagattcagagcctctgagggagagagtgaggtctctgatggcctaggaattggcctcccctaattgtgagggtgaggagtccttttatagaataagggctcctcacttattacatatttgccccttcctttattatataattacatttaagtcccccaagtatttatacaagatctaaatatggaggccctaaatatggtataaacatactTCACACAAAACTGGCACTCTAACAATTGGCATTTTTGTGTTAGACAACACTATTACGCACTGGTGAGGCTAGAAATTGTTAGGCAGAGGGGCGGGATTTTAAAGGGTTGGCCTAAAAAAATTTAGACAaccaaatatttttagataatagaCAATATTAATGTCTATTATAACTCATACCtaaaataaatgtttttagTGTGAAGTGACCAAAATACGCCTGGTGAGAGTGTCTTGAATAAATATAGGTTGAGTTGTGATTTTTGGGAAGAGCAAAGGGGCGGACCGTCACTCATGGGCTTGATTTCCGGCGTAGCTTCGCCACACCTATTacatgaaattaaaaattagcaTTTTCATGTTATCTAAACAGCATTATTCTTTATGTACATATATCAAACTAAATCTTAAATGGGTTTTCATCATATGTGATAATATatgaaataaataatatgtttgggaCTCTGatgaataaaatattaattcagGGTTTAATGATTTTATTGCGATACGTGTGTCATAGCTGACAGAGAGAGTGATGAACCCGTCCATTTACCAGCTACAACTTTGTTTGGCTAATAGATAGTGATCAACCGGTCCATATACTGCCTAGATTTTTGTTTATAAGCCATGGAAAATCCTAAATAAAGACCCGCAAATGCAAGTAGaaaaattggattaaaatttttCAAAACAACAATGCTAgccaagaaaacaaacaaagtcAATTCAGATGACGTCCTCGTGAAACATTCTGcatttcctttgcatatttTAATATTCccctccctccccccccccaaaaaaaaaaatcaatacagTTGAATGTCACTATTACTGCAAAACTTAAGTTTAATTGTGGGCAGCTATCAATCTCACACGATCAGGAATTGCAATATATCAATCAATTCTATGGGATTCAAACCTTTGATCGTGGGTTAAATCACGTGGGGGGTTTGGCGTCGCTTTCACGATATAGATGCGAAGTAGAGGATCAATAGCTTCCACGTCTCTACCTCtccttagtttttttatttttcagataCACAATATCACAAATGATCACGAAACAGAGTGCTT carries:
- the LOC103436559 gene encoding dof zinc finger protein DOF1.2-like; this translates as MFIAPSVKQILQCPPSGQEQFMMMEMKTPWNKSHIEIAPNCPRCASSNTKFCYYNNYSLSQPRYFCKGCRRYWTKGGSLRNVPVGGGCRKNRRGKAARLSQADRGSLSYFQHHNSSTTTEDDLAGNTQPGGSNVPDIDLAVVFAKFLNHNSTTPDGHDHDPNLVISSSALNDRDGSHNSSKAADDLVEAVGHHYLLEGHQSQEENVQTFMGINHNDDMNIHEFELQGLLGDDEQVVQDVFWSDDATTSLTSSTASFTWQPMMDLQELDCSLPSDDDQMKISTNLCGDNWSSFEFSGFEVFSRS